In Necator americanus strain Aroian chromosome IV, whole genome shotgun sequence, the following proteins share a genomic window:
- a CDS encoding hypothetical protein (NECATOR_CHRIV.G14887.T1), with translation MAICTYNARTLASEAAIEDLMMQAKKIKYDVIGLTETRRRHPLNAVYETGEELFLGTCDSRGVGGVGVLVNTSMAKNIDSFEQLTTRIGRLRMRRCGPIPALTIFVVYAPTSSYEEEEVEAFYMDLEKFYQEDHAFYKVIVGDFNAKVGPRRTPEELHIGTHGLQWNDQGERLSEFIMTTKTIHGNSQFQKPSSLRWTWESPGGGYRNEIDHIIVNKRFCLTDVGVVPKFYTGSDHRLLRGRFSFTRRAEKAAKFRERNPRTTINWDLFATLVGFWEDSAMDNIDEKYDRLVEHLHDCAKKAESFKTTKRRLSLETLELIRQRGAARAAGNQELTSELARLCREAIKEDLKERRAEVLAEAAEAGKSIRYARRDFASRKTRMTALRNPKGTAIASRRGMEKIIYDFYSDLFDSHVHLPPHHLREDGQVIPEVLPSEIRHAIMSVRNRTAPGPETRTRTPEEPSASTHQHPGEALYTLSVGMQGS, from the coding sequence atggcgatctgtacttataacgcacgtacgcttgcatcggaagcggccatcgaagatctgatgatgcaagccaagaagatcaagtacgacgtcatcggactgaccgagacgagacgacgtcaccctctcaacgccgtatatgaaactggagaagaactgttcttaggaacatgcgacagtagaggtgttggtggagttggcgtcctcgtcaacacgagtatggcaaagaacatcgactcttttgaacaacttacgacccgaatcggacgtctgcggatgagaagatgtggcccaataccagctttgactatcttcgtcgtttacgctccaacatcaagctacgaagaagaagaagtcgaagctttctatatggacctggagaagttctaccaagaagatcatgccttctacaaggtcatagttggcgatttcaacgctaaggttggcccaagaagaacgccggaggaacttcacatcgggacccacggcctacaatggaatgaccagggagagaggctctccgagttcatcatgacgactaagaccatccatgggaactcgcaatttcagaagccctcttctttacgctggacgtgggagtcacccggtggagggtaccgtaatgaaatagaccacatcatcgtcaataaaaggttctgcctgacggacgtcggtgttgtaccaaagttctatacgggatcggaccatcgcctcctccgaggaagattttccttcacaaggagagcagagaaagccgccaagttcagagagagaaatcccaggactaccatcaactgggatctctttgCTACGCTagtcggcttttgggaagattctgcaatggacaacatcgacgagaaatatgaccggcttgtcgaacaccttcacgactgcgcgaagaaggctgagagttttaaaaccaccaagaggcgtctgtctcttgaaactcttgagctgatacgccagcgtggagcagcacgagccgcagggaaccaagaactcacgtccgagctcgcaaggctttgccgagaggcgataaaggaagaccttaaagagagaagagcagaagtgctggctgaagctgcagaggcggggaaaagcatccgctatgcccgtcgagacttcgccagtcgcaagacgaggatgactgctctccggaacccaaagggaacagccattgcatcgagaagggggatggagaaaatcatctacgacttctactctgatctcttcgacagccatgtccacttgcctcctcaccatctgagggaagatggacaagtcattccagaggttctcccgtccgaaatacgacatgctatcatgtcggtaagaaatcgtacggcacccggtcccgagaccagaaccagaacacctgaagagccttccgccagtactcatcaacaccctggcgaggctctttacacgttatctgtcggaatgcaaggttcctaa